The following are encoded together in the Pleurocapsa sp. FMAR1 genome:
- a CDS encoding L-threonylcarbamoyladenylate synthase, with product MAILHELHPHNPQPRTIEQIVAELKKGAVMLYPTDTVYAIGCDLSVKSAVEKVRRIKQMSNDKPLTFLCSSLSNISQYATVSDRAYRIMKHLIPGPYTFLLPASKQVPKLVMSPKRKTTGIRVPDNVLCQALLESLGNPLISTSAHIRNEDGEYPTVNVEKAYLFDALENQVDIIIDNGIDPGFNVSTILNFATDEPEVIRQGLGWQEVENWLNVVH from the coding sequence ATGGCTATTTTACACGAGTTACATCCCCATAATCCCCAACCAAGAACTATCGAGCAGATTGTCGCTGAACTAAAAAAAGGGGCGGTAATGTTATATCCTACCGATACAGTTTATGCTATTGGCTGCGATCTCAGCGTCAAATCGGCAGTCGAAAAAGTGAGAAGAATTAAGCAGATGTCTAACGATAAACCTCTGACTTTTTTATGTTCTTCTTTATCTAATATATCTCAATACGCTACGGTAAGCGATCGCGCCTATCGGATTATGAAACATCTAATTCCTGGACCATATACGTTTTTACTTCCTGCTAGTAAACAAGTGCCAAAGCTAGTAATGAGTCCTAAACGCAAGACAACTGGGATCAGAGTCCCAGATAATGTCCTATGTCAAGCATTACTGGAAAGCTTAGGTAATCCCCTGATTTCGACATCGGCACATATTAGAAATGAAGATGGCGAATACCCTACTGTGAATGTGGAAAAAGCTTATCTTTTTGATGCTCTAGAAAATCAGGTAGATATAATTATTGATAATGGTATTGACCCAGGTTTTAATGTCTCAACTATCCTTAATTTTGCCACCGATGAACCAGAAGTAATACGTCAGGGTTTAGGTTGGCAAGAGGTAGAAAACTGGTTGAATGTAGTACATTAA